The proteins below are encoded in one region of Equus caballus isolate H_3958 breed thoroughbred chromosome 18, TB-T2T, whole genome shotgun sequence:
- the GPR148 gene encoding LOW QUALITY PROTEIN: probable G-protein coupled receptor 148 (The sequence of the model RefSeq protein was modified relative to this genomic sequence to represent the inferred CDS: inserted 3 bases in 3 codons; deleted 1 base in 1 codon; substituted 2 bases at 2 genomic stop codons): MPVPVRIPRKGSWDACPGQVQNQPPVTKLATASRKHGGQWAPCPLGTTAXPDSGXLTSKPSCTPQAASSASVSLRDLSMPVSVLLCLTLPSSLPAAAELAPSPXVTTLQSQRLKQEPHCLLXADVLLSDLAYIVIHMLISSSNLGSXGLGCITCGVLIDAVGAAQSSTTLSFMATVLHTCLAVTHPLHSLSFMPCKAAWKAVDLIWLVACFFLTFLIWLRGWQDARWEERGTSCILQLSLGTELGCGSLVTVTHTWILCFLASCLCTALTTYCFWRIYTEARTPGVWVQGYYWTRGTLLDHTLLTTLYVSPVVVFPLDTVLTKLHHTGARPQAWLMAANSAVLMVLPHVTLPHLHTLLPLAAAGEHLGPLLIRKHSDSFTISQSYRLHSLAV; the protein is encoded by the exons ATGCCTGTGCCGGTCCGCATCCCCAGGAAGGGCAGCTGGGATGCGTGCCCTGGGCAG GTACAGAACCAACCACCGGTGACAAAGCTTGCCACTGCTTCCAGGAAGCATGGGGGCCAGTGGGCACCTTGCCCCTTGGGCACCACAGCCTGACCAGACTCTGGCTGACTCACCAGCAAGCCCTCCTGCACACCCCAGGCAGCTAGCAGTGCCTCCGTGAGCCTCAGGGACCTCAGCATGCCAGTATCTGTGCTGCTCTGCCTCACCCTTCCCTCGAGCCTCCCGGCTGCAGCTGAGCTGGCTCCAAGCC CAGTGACCACCCTGCAGAGCCAGAGGCTGAAGCAGGAGCCCCACTGTCTGC TGGCTGATGTCCTGCTCTCAGATCTGGCCTACATTGTCATCCACATGCTCATCTCCTCCAGCAACCTGGGCA AAGGCCTGGGCTGCATCACCTGTGGTGTTCTCATAGACGCTGTCGGCGCTGCCCAAAGCAGCACCACACTGTCCTTCATGGCCACTGTGCTACACACCTGCCTGGCAGTCACTCATCCTCTGCACTCACTCTCCTTCATGCCCTGTAAGGCAGCCTGGAAGGCAGTAGACCTCATCTGGCTGGTGGCCTGCTTCTTCCTTACATTTCTCATTTGGCTCAGGGGGTGGCAGGATGCCAGGTGGGAGGAGCGAGGGACCTCATGTATCTTGCAGCTGAGCCTGGGCACGGAGCTAGGCTGTGGCTCTCTGGTCACTGTCACCCACACTTGGATCTTGTGCTTTCTG GCGAGTTGTCTATGCACAGCTCTCACCACCTACTGCTTCTGGAGGATCTACACAGAGGCCAGGACTCCAGGTGTCTGGGTGCAGGGCTATTACTGGACCAGAGGCACCCTGCTTGACCACACACTGCTAACCACACTGTACGTTAGCCCAGTGGTAGTGTTTCCCTTGGACACTGTGCTGACCAAGCTCCACCACACTGGTGCCAGGCCTCAGGCATGGCTCATGGCAGCCAACAGTGCAGTGCTCATGGTGCTTCCCCATGTCACGCTCCCACATCTGCACACACTCTTGCCACTCGCAGCTGCCGGAGAGCATCTGGGGCCACTTCTCATCAGGAAACACAGTGACAGCTTCACCATTTCTCAGAGCTACAGGCTTCACAGTCTGGCAGTCTGA